Within Butyrivibrio fibrisolvens, the genomic segment AAGCGGCATAAGATTAAGAATACATATGGACAGGGGTCTGATATCCTGATGCATGGCCCTGTTCTCATCTACTACGAATATATTCTCTTTCTCAAGCTGCTCTCTGGCAGGAAGATCGTTCTGAATCTTAATAGGCATAACCTTATATCTCCATTCTGATATTACTTTTTATTTTAAAATGCTTATGACAGATCCTGTACCTTTTAAATTACTCCTTTAAAAAAGTGCTGCTTTAAAAAGTACTGTTTTAAAAAGTACTTCTTTAAAAAGCGCTATCTTCCTAAAGTACTGCTGTCTTAAGGCACTTTAGTAATAGTATTACAGCAATTATATATTAAAGTATTTAATACTGCATATATTTTTTTGCTATACCTTCATTAACTCTGAACTTTTGATAAAAACTCTTCTTCAGTTATGATCGGAATTCCAAGCTCTTTGGCCTTCTTGTTCTTGCCTGAATTAGAAGCAATATCATTATTGATAAGTGCGAAAGTTTTCTTGGATACGCTTCCAGATACGCTTCCACCATGGCTTTCGATAAATGCTACCATAGCATCTCTGTTGGCAAACTTTTCAAGACTTCCGGTTATAACATATGTCTGACCTGCAAGTTCACTTGAGGATTCTACAACTTCCATATCAAAAGTAAGACCATAATCTTTAAGTCTTTCAAGAAGTCTTATATTAGAATCTTTATGGAAAAAGTCATGGATGCAAAGTGCTGTAGTCTCTCCCACATCCTGAACTTCAACAAGCTGATCAACTCTTGCATGCATAAGGTCGTCTATACTGTTAAAAGCTTTCATTATTGTCTTAGACGATGTTTTTCCTACATTTGGTATAGAAAGTCCTGTAAGCAGTCTGAAAGGTTCATTGGACTTAGAAGCTTCTATCGCATTAAGAACGTTATCAGTGCCCTTTTCTTTGCCTATAAGACCTTTTTCAATAAGTTCCTGCCTATAGTCCTTGAGTAGATATATATCAGCTATATCATGAAGGTAGCCGTTCTCTATAAGGGTTCTGATATACTCTTCACCAAAACCTTTTATATCCATGGCGTCACGACCTACAAAGTTGATGATACGTCTTTCAAGCTTGGCAGGACAGTCATCATTAGTGCAGATCATATCCGCTGTATCAGGCTCTCTTACAACCTTGCCGCCGCATACAGGGCAGACATCAGGAATCTTGAATGTCACAGAATCAGCAGGATTTTTGGAAGCTACCACGCTTCTTATCTTAGGAATGATCTCGCCTGACTTATATACAAGAACTGTTCTTCCGATACCAATACCTAGATTGTCGATAAAGTCCTGGTTGTGAAGAGTAGCTCTTGAAACTGTAGTACCACAAAGTCTGACTTCAGAAAATACCGCTGTAGGATTAACTCTTCCTGTCATACCAACTGACAGCTCTATATCTTTGATAACAGCTTCCTTCTCTTCCGGAGGATACTTATATGCAATATGACCACTTGAATACTTGGAGCCTGCCGGAAAATCGTCTCTATAGGCTATCTGATCGATTTTAATTACAGCGCCGTCTATATCATACGGGAGAGATCCTCTTGACTCTCCTATAGCATCAATCTGTGCAAGGATCTCATCATCTGTTACGCAGACTGCAGATGGGACAACCGCCATCTTAAGAGCCTTCATCTTCTCAAGGCCTTCAGAATGAGAAGCTATCTGCGGATCAGATCTTTGTATATTAAAAATAAACATAGAAAGGCCACGTTCTCTTACCATTCCGCTATCAAGCTGTCTCAGAGTACCCGCAGCACAGTTTCTGGGATTAGCAAAAGTCTTCTTGCCATGAGCTTCCTGAATTCTGTTGGTCTTGTCGAAATCCTCATGACTCATATATACTTCGCCGCGCACTTCAAGCGAATTAAACTCAGAGGATATACTTCTTACAACATCCGGTATAACAAGTGCATTGGAAGTAACATCTTCACCAATAAGGCCATCTCCTCTGGTTTCTGCAAGTGTAAGCTTACCATTTTCATAACGGATACTCATAGAAAGTCCGTCTATCTTGTGCTCTACGCAAAAACGCACATCAGGGTGCATAGCTCTTACGTCGTGAACCCATTCAAGTACTTCTTCTTTGGAGAAGACATCCTGAATAGAGAGCATAGGAACATCATGCTCAACTGTAACACCTGCAGTTCTCTTGACAGAACCGCCTATGATCCTTGTAGGTGAATCCTTAGATATAAGCTCAGGATGCTCTTTTTCAACAGCTTTAAGCTGAAGCATAAGCTGATCATATTCATAATCGCTTATTTCCGGAGCATCCTGATTATAGTAACGATCCATGTGATACTTAATAGTCTCACACAGTTTATTGTATTCTTGTATTAAATTAGTCTCTCCCAACGGTTAGTCCTCTCTTATCTATATCCAATGAAATAAAGGCCCATATCCCTGACCAACATTCAATAAATATATCTTTTATCTATAATTTTGTACTGCATCTAACACAGGTTAATTAGATGCAGTATCTTTCCTAAGTCCGCACTTTGAATAAAGCGTTGTAAGCTCTCTTCCTGTAACTTCCCTAAGTTCTCCAGGCTTCATGCTGCCAAGCTCAATATTTAATACTCTGATACGCATAAGTTCTCTTACATTATAGCCAAGAGCCTTACACATACGTCTGATCTGTCTGTTAAGACCCTGAGTAAGGATGATCCTGAATGAATTTCTTCCGGTCTTAACGACCTTGCATCTTTTTGTAGTAACATCAAGATCTTCAATGTATACTCCACCGGCCATCTGACGCAGAAAAGCGCCATTAACTTCCTTATCAACCCTTACAACATATTCTTTCTCATGATTGTTGGATGACTTCATCATTCTATTGATGAGTTCTCCATCATTGGATAAAATAAGCAGTCCGCTTGAATTAGCATCCAATCGTCCTGCGTAGTTGACCTTAACAGGAGTTTTGATCTCTGTAGCAACTGTACGCTGCGCATGAGCATCACGCTGAGTACATACAACTCCTTCAGGCTTATAATATGCATATACCTTGGTATCTGTAACTAGCTTTATTCTCTTGCCATCAATTTTTACTACATCTCCGGGATTAACCTTGGTACCTGCCAGAGCAGGCTGACCATTAACAGATACTCGTCCCTCTTCAATGATCTTATCTGCATCTCTGCGAGAGCAAATTCCGCACTGTGCAATATATTTGTTAAGCCTTACCTGTTCGCTCTCGTCCTTGTGACTCATATAAATCTCCATTCAAAACTATTTTCAGTTTGAATCTAACAGATTCAAAAAATATACATGAGATTCAAACTGAATATTAAACTGTAAAGTTTCTGAGTGTATCAACCGCCTTGGTCTTAATGATAACCTCATAACTCTCTTCAACATTAGCAATATAGATCGGACTGCTTGTAATATATGTTCCGAACTCATAAGCCATAGTAAATACAGAAGCAAAGTGAACAACACTATCTGTACCCTTTTCAAAATGCATATAATACAGATCGTCCTTAAGATTCTTGTAAAGACTGGTCTGCATTCTGATCCTGCCTTTAATAAGGTGTGAAAACCTTATTACATCTGCCATATTCTTAAAAGAAAAGACAAAACCGGTTGATTCAAGCCTTCCAAGAGCAAAAGAATTACGTTTTCTTTTGCCTTCACGAATCTGTGATAATCTTCCACCGGCATTCTTGATATCAGATCCTTTTTTAGAATATGTATTATTTATAATATCATTCTTCTCATCATTTACTTCGTGAAGGTGCTGAAGATATTCATTGATACGCTCGATTCTCTCAGGCTCAGGAGCATCTCCCAGCTCTTCAAGGAAGTTCTTAGGGAATCTGATTCCTGCATCTTTAGTAAGCTTTTCAAGAAGATCCTGAATCGTACCATCCGGATCCTCGCTAAGAGTGATGGATATACGCTTATCAGGAGTTACTGTCACCTGCATAGGCATCATTGCACCATCAATAGGTTTAAAGTCAACCTCTTCTTCAGCTTTCTCTATAATCTCACGAAGAAAGTCCATAGCCTCTTTTTTCTTAGTAAGAAGATCTTGCAGGCCAATACCATATTCTTCAAGATCCTCCTCGGATATTATGCACTCAACACGTGTATCATCAACGCGATTAAACTTCATAAAATACCTGCCGTCCCCTGCGGCCTATAACCTTTCAATAATCTAACTTATAATGCTAATATAAATCAAAAACTTTTAAACAGTATATCATAACACACATCTTATTTGAACAAAGAAGTATTAATCTTCTATAAAGTTACTTGAAAGTATTACTTTATAAGCTAAATACATATCCTATCAAACCACATATTATAGCTGTATATATTATCAAAAAAGTTTCAATCTTCTCGAATATTACCAATAACCTTATATAAAAGTCTGTAAAGCTCCTTAGCTTCATCGGATGTAAGTCTAACACATGAGCCTATATTCTCAGGAATAAAAAGAGCCTCATCTCTAAGTTTCTCACCTGCAGGTGTTATAGTCACTTCAAGATTTCTCTCATCAGCAGCATTTCGCTCCCTGTTAATAAAACCTTTTGATTCAAGTTTTTTCAGTACAGGAGTAAGTGTACCGGAATCCAGGAAAAGACATTTTCCGAGAGTTTTAACATTAACTTTCTTCTTTTCCCACAGAACCATCATTGTAATGTATTGAGTATAAGTCAGATCAATCTTGTCCAAGAAAGGTTTATAAGACCTTACTATTTCCTTTGAGCAAGCATAAAGTGGAAAACATAACTGGTTTTCAAGTTTTAATGCTTCATATTTTTTTTCTTCAGACATTATTTTGACTTCCTTTTTCTATTTTTGAGTTTGTTTTCTATCCATTCACACAGCATTGTAAGGTAACGCATACACGGCTCTGTAGCAATTACAAAGAGTACAAAGAGCATTATGCACTCTTTAGAAACATACGTAATTGCGAACAGGTCACTAAATACAACCGCTGCAAATATCATACCTATAATACACCCTAATATGACTCTTGTGCGGAATTTATTCATAGGTGAACTGATATTAATAAGTATCATAAAACCGACAATCGTCATAACGAATGTAGCAGCTACCGAAATATCCTCTGTTGATACACCAAAAGTCTCACCGAATAAGACTAGAGCTGCTATTGCCAGAAAATCTGTAATCGCAGCAGGAAGTGCCTTCATAAGGACATGTACCATAAAAGATCCGGAGCTTTTCTTTGTATTATCTTCCAACGCAAAGAAGAAGGCAGGTATTCCTATGTTAAACATGCTAATAAATGTAACCTGAGATGCCTGAAGCGGATAAGTCATCAGGCTCACAATAGCAAATATCGATAATAATAACGAAAAGATATTCTTAACAAGGAACAATGTAGCGGATCTTGTAATATTATTGATATCTCTTCTGCCTTCAGATACAATCTGCTTCATATGAGAGAAGTCAGAGTCCAGAAGGACTACCTGAGCTGCCTGCATAGCTGCTTCGGAACCTGCC encodes:
- a CDS encoding MarR family winged helix-turn-helix transcriptional regulator — translated: MSEEKKYEALKLENQLCFPLYACSKEIVRSYKPFLDKIDLTYTQYITMMVLWEKKKVNVKTLGKCLFLDSGTLTPVLKKLESKGFINRERNAADERNLEVTITPAGEKLRDEALFIPENIGSCVRLTSDEAKELYRLLYKVIGNIRED
- a CDS encoding pseudouridine synthase, whose product is MSHKDESEQVRLNKYIAQCGICSRRDADKIIEEGRVSVNGQPALAGTKVNPGDVVKIDGKRIKLVTDTKVYAYYKPEGVVCTQRDAHAQRTVATEIKTPVKVNYAGRLDANSSGLLILSNDGELINRMMKSSNNHEKEYVVRVDKEVNGAFLRQMAGGVYIEDLDVTTKRCKVVKTGRNSFRIILTQGLNRQIRRMCKALGYNVRELMRIRVLNIELGSMKPGELREVTGRELTTLYSKCGLRKDTASN
- a CDS encoding adaptor protein MecA, translated to MKFNRVDDTRVECIISEEDLEEYGIGLQDLLTKKKEAMDFLREIIEKAEEEVDFKPIDGAMMPMQVTVTPDKRISITLSEDPDGTIQDLLEKLTKDAGIRFPKNFLEELGDAPEPERIERINEYLQHLHEVNDEKNDIINNTYSKKGSDIKNAGGRLSQIREGKRKRNSFALGRLESTGFVFSFKNMADVIRFSHLIKGRIRMQTSLYKNLKDDLYYMHFEKGTDSVVHFASVFTMAYEFGTYITSSPIYIANVEESYEVIIKTKAVDTLRNFTV
- the ligA gene encoding NAD-dependent DNA ligase LigA codes for the protein MGETNLIQEYNKLCETIKYHMDRYYNQDAPEISDYEYDQLMLQLKAVEKEHPELISKDSPTRIIGGSVKRTAGVTVEHDVPMLSIQDVFSKEEVLEWVHDVRAMHPDVRFCVEHKIDGLSMSIRYENGKLTLAETRGDGLIGEDVTSNALVIPDVVRSISSEFNSLEVRGEVYMSHEDFDKTNRIQEAHGKKTFANPRNCAAGTLRQLDSGMVRERGLSMFIFNIQRSDPQIASHSEGLEKMKALKMAVVPSAVCVTDDEILAQIDAIGESRGSLPYDIDGAVIKIDQIAYRDDFPAGSKYSSGHIAYKYPPEEKEAVIKDIELSVGMTGRVNPTAVFSEVRLCGTTVSRATLHNQDFIDNLGIGIGRTVLVYKSGEIIPKIRSVVASKNPADSVTFKIPDVCPVCGGKVVREPDTADMICTNDDCPAKLERRIINFVGRDAMDIKGFGEEYIRTLIENGYLHDIADIYLLKDYRQELIEKGLIGKEKGTDNVLNAIEASKSNEPFRLLTGLSIPNVGKTSSKTIMKAFNSIDDLMHARVDQLVEVQDVGETTALCIHDFFHKDSNIRLLERLKDYGLTFDMEVVESSSELAGQTYVITGSLEKFANRDAMVAFIESHGGSVSGSVSKKTFALINNDIASNSGKNKKAKELGIPIITEEEFLSKVQS